The following nucleotide sequence is from Thermomicrobium sp. 4228-Ro.
GCCGAGGCAGCGATGCGCTCTCACCTCGAAGGCAATGCCCGTGCGTGGTCCTTGCCGCCCGACCTGATGGTCGAGGCACTCGAGCATCCAGCCGGTCCGCGAGGGAAGCCGGCCTTGCCGGCAGCCGAGGCTTCCCCGCGACCGAGAGAATCGCGAGTCCGCGCACCGCGAGACGTTGGATCCGTCGCATCGGCACACGTGAGGAAGGAGAGGAGGACACGATGAGCACCGCACGCAACCGAGGGGTCACACGGCGACAAATCATGCGGCGAGCGCTCGCGCTCGGTCTTGCGCTCTCCAGCGGATCGAGCCTCCTGGCTGCCTGCGCCGGCGGAACCCAACCGACACCGACGCCAGCCCCGCAGGCAGCTCAGACCCCCGCGACTACTGGTACCGAGGACAAACTGGAGATCTTCAGCTGGTGGACGAACCCGGGTGAGGCCGACGGCCTGGCAGCGCTTTTCGACATCTTCAAGAAGCGGAAGCCCGGCGTGGAAATCATCAACGCTACAGTCGCCGGAGGCGCAGGGACCAATGCCAAGGCCGTTCTGGTCACCCGCATGCAGGGAGGAAACCCGCCTGACAGTTTCCAAGTCCATGCGGGGCAGGAACTCATCGGTACCTGGGTCGTGGCCGGGAAGATGGAGCCGATCAACGATCTCTTCGAGCAGGAGGGCTGGCTGAAGGTCATGCCCAAGACGCTGCTCGACCAGATCTCGTACAAAGGCGAGTTCTTCTCGGTACCCGTCAATATCCACCGCTCGAACATGCTTTGGTACAACAAGAAACTTCTGGCTGACCATGGACTCCAACCGCCGCGGACGCTCGACGACTTTTACACGGTGGCCGAAAAGCTCAAAGCGGCCGGCGTCACGCCGCTCTCGGTCGGCGGCAAGGACAAGTTCGAGGTCCCGCACCTGTTCGAGGACCTGCTCCTCGCGGTGTTCGGTCCGACCGACTACACGAAGCTGTTCAGCGAACCGAGCGTGTGGGAATCGGACCCGCGCGTGGACGAGGCGATCGAGGTACTCGACCGCTTCCTGAGCTTCGCGAACGAAGATCGCGCGGCCCTCAGTTGGG
It contains:
- a CDS encoding ABC transporter substrate-binding protein encodes the protein MSTARNRGVTRRQIMRRALALGLALSSGSSLLAACAGGTQPTPTPAPQAAQTPATTGTEDKLEIFSWWTNPGEADGLAALFDIFKKRKPGVEIINATVAGGAGTNAKAVLVTRMQGGNPPDSFQVHAGQELIGTWVVAGKMEPINDLFEQEGWLKVMPKTLLDQISYKGEFFSVPVNIHRSNMLWYNKKLLADHGLQPPRTLDDFYTVAEKLKAAGVTPLSVGGKDKFEVPHLFEDLLLAVFGPTDYTKLFSEPSVWESDPRVDEAIEVLDRFLSFANEDRAALSWADAAQRVIDGTAAMTIMGDWAYGYFINKGAKPGEVFGWAPSPGTDGMFMWLSDSFGLPKGAPHRSNAIEWLKVCGSREGQDAFNPKKGSIPARTDPDKSVYDEYLRYSIDRFAQDALAPSVVHGAAANEAYMTEYGNALNVFSASRDKKQVKSMLIEAARELSR